A genomic stretch from Pochonia chlamydosporia 170 chromosome 4, whole genome shotgun sequence includes:
- a CDS encoding armadillo-type fold domain-containing protein (similar to Cordyceps militaris CM01 XP_006666443.1), with protein MPTGSVLELQQKLFKRIGVESLPRRQGPATRSRHGSFQSLARKEERRSKRTRRKAQRYSKHPPASVTETVESNKGYDGRGKPSAIHLHSTSEFSPKAEEDMFMGHDTASGSSDETEGWDDSLDKDLAEKPKQSPKGGSISKTLKDKLAQDDADIEEFERKLGMRKGRRSLPQAFKDDGLDEIIGEIGEDTASSEDEVKKRKRAYDDWLSLKRRKSESEPIAQPFSVRASGQSYESIRDGSVDDLTDDSSAHYSDLPYDDPEDSHGRGIDHRRRVGGEPGTTVAEYANHRVDEPGGNDESIRSVDPPERENPYVAPTEGKSIFKYIPPSRRHGGAGSEHQAQSHLQKRLRGLVNRLTDANIISILQSVEEIYQSNARGEVTEILTDSILAQMRRAESLNDQFFVLVGGFSAAVYKITGSSFASHMVRRVVNEFGEYYGQASDHGGSHQGLTKESSNFLTFLTQLYVFDVISCRIIFDFMEKLLDSLSELNVELLLRVCRMAGKLLRRDDPQALKHVSYVLNSSVNKLGYTNVSVRTKFMIETIQGLKNSKPRAKGMDSAIVSEHVLRMKKRLGELKSQSRRLEGLAPMGIGLKDIETIDKHGRWWLVGASVPTYHDAEERAKIISAAAESGHENTLDDEDMDFVLPDYPSKAKAQGLNTTAQVAIFTAIMSALNYEHGYRQFVGLKLKRDEQLEITRVLVQCVGSEPSYNEYYALVGGQACVNSRIRFAFQDRLWKTFRNLGESLFGEGAEADEVSGGEGLRSERRLGNMAQFYASLVANGHLSISLLKPLDLPGLNQWSALFVELFLLSLLRECKRKKTNEDMKVESVFGPAKGQPSLAANLHWFLRKRIPKSKHVRDRERKSMQLVWEKAQETVHESKKAG; from the coding sequence ATGCCGACTGGCTCCGTCCTAGAGTTGCAGCAAAAACTGTTCAAGCGGATTGGTGTTGAGTCACTGCCGCGGAGGCAAGGACCCGCAACGAGGAGTCGTCATGGCTCATTTCAGTCTCTTGCACGGAAAGAGGAACGCAGATCAAAAAGAACACGGAGGAAAGCCCAGAGATACTCGAAGCATCCTCCGGCGTCAGTGACGGAAACCGTGGAGAGCAATAAAGGGTATGATGGACGTGGAAAACCATCTGCAATACACCTTCATTCAACATCCGAATTTTCGCcaaaggcggaggaggacaTGTTCATGGGCCATGACACAGCCAGCGGTTCCTCAGATGAGACCGAGGGTTGGGATGACTCGCTTGATAAAGACCTTGCGGAGAAGCCTAAACAGTCGCCAAAGGGAGGGTCGATATCCAAGActctcaaggacaagcttgctcaagatgatgctgatatcGAAGAATTTGAGAGGAAGCTTGGTATGAGAAAGGGTCGTCGATCTCTACCGCAAGCGTTCAAAGACGATGGCCTTGATGAAATAATCGGCGAAATCGGTGAAGATACTGCCAGTAGTGAAGATGAGGTGAAGAAGCGGAAGCGTGCGTATGATGACTGGCTCTccttgaaaagaagaaaatcCGAGTCCGAGCCTATTGCACAGCCCTTCTCTGTTCGGGCATCTGGGCAGAGCTACGAATCGATTAGGGACGGCTCTGTGGATGATCTCACCGACGACAGCTCAGCGCATTACTCTGATTTGCCTTACGACGACCCCGAGGATAGCCATGGCCGAGGCATTGATCACCGCCGTCGAGTCGGTGGCGAACCTGGCACGACGGTTGCTGAGTATGCCAATCACAGAGTCGATGAGCCTGGTGGCAACGACGAATCCATCAGAAGTGTCGACCCCCCTGAAAGAGAGAACCCCTATGTTGCGCCAACCGAAGGGAAGTCCATCTTCAAGTACATCCCTCCTTCGCGACGCCATGGAGGTGCAGGGTCAGAGCACCAAGCCCAGTCTCATCTGCAAAAGAGACTTCGTGGCTTAGTTAACCGATTGACTGACGCCAATATCATATCGATTTTGCAATCTGTTGAAGAAATATATCAGTCAAATGCTCGAGGAGAAGTTACGGAGATACTTACTGATTCTATCCTGGCCCAAATGCGCAGAGCAGAAAGCCTCAATGACCAATTCTTCGTTTTAGTGGGCGGGTTTTCCGCCGCAGTTTACAAGATTACGGGTTCCAGCTTTGCGTCACATATGGTGCGACGTGTAGTCAACGAGTTCGGCGAATATTATGGCCAAGCCTCGGATCATGGCGGCAGCCACCAAGGGTTAACAAAGGAGTCCTCCAACTTCCTCACCTTCCTCACACAGCTATATGTTTTCGACGTGATTAGCTGTAGAATCATCTTTGATTTCATGGAAAAACTACTGGACAGCCTTTCTGAGCTGAATGTGGAATTACTGCTAAGAGTCTGTCGAATGGCTGGAAAGCTGTTGCGAAGAGATGACCCTCAAGCACTCAAGCATGTTTCTTATGTGTTGAACTCTTCCGTCAACAAGCTTGGGTATACGAATGTCTCAGTACGCACGAAGTTCATGATTGAGACAATTCAGGGCTTgaagaatagcaagcccAGAGCCAAGGGAATGGACTCCGCCATAGTGTCTGAGCACGTTCTTCGCATGAAAAAGCGTCTTGGTGAACTGAAATCGCAGTCTCGGAGGCTGGAAGGACTTGCGCCAATGGGCATTGGCCTCAAAGATATTGAGACCATAGACAAGCACGGCAGGTGGTGGCTTGTTGGCGCCAGCGTGCCAACGTACCACGATGCGGAAGAAAGGGCGAAAATAATATCTGCCGCTGCAGAAAGTGGCCATGAGAACACgctggatgatgaggacatggatTTTGTTCTACCGGATTATCCaagcaaggcaaaggcgcAAGGTCTCAATACGACTGCCCAGGTCGCCATTTTTACGGCTATCATGTCGGCACTCAACTACGAACATGGCTATCGCCAATTCGTAGGGCTAAAACTAAAAAGAGATGAACAGTTGGAAATCACTCGGGTTCTTGTCCAATGTGTTGGAAGCGAACCCAGCTACAATGAATATTACGCATTGGTTGGGGGTCAGGCATGCGTAAATAGCAGGATACGATTTGCGTTTCAAGATCGCCTCTGGAAAACGTTTCGAAACTTAGGCGAATCCCTCTTTGGTGAGGGAGCAGAGGCTGATGAAGTGTCGGGAGGAGAAGGCCTGAGAAGCGAGCGTCGGTTGGGTAATATGGCTCAGTTCTACGCGTCACTTGTTGCGAATGGCCATCTGAGTATCAGCCTTCTCAAACCTTTGGATCTCCCCGGCTTGAACCAATGGTCGGCGTTGTTTGTGGAGCTGTTCCTTCTGAGTCTACTCAGGGAATgcaaaaggaagaagactaATGAAGATATGAAAGTGGAGAGCGTTTTTGGGCCTGCCAAGGGCCAGCCTTCTCTTGCTGCCAATCTGCATTGGTTTCTCAGAAAGAGAATTCCCAAGTCTAAACATGTGCGGGACAGGGAGCGCAAGTCAATGCAGCTGGTATGGGAGAAGGCGCAAGAAACCGTACATGAATCTAAAAAAGCTGGTTAA
- a CDS encoding signal recognition particle domain-containing protein: MESKHLSQDEFFAKLGELFAQRKGASHGAVYLTQKRCEYQPLLTLGVESDGVDGNDAMADRHVGNSMPVIIRASNGKSKRNRSDKIKISTVVQPDDLGGFYARYADVCKSGMTALRPRDRSKKKAKARKKKTVS; the protein is encoded by the exons ATGGAATCTAAACACTTAAGCCAAGACGAG TTTTTCGCTAAGCTTGGCGAGCTCTTCGCCCAAAGAAAAGGCGCAAGCCATGGAGCGGTCTATTTGACTCAAAAGCGTTGTGAGTATCAGCCTCTTC TAACGCTGGGGGTAGAAAGCGATGGTGTAGATGGTAATGATGCCATGGCTGATCGACATGTCGGGAACTCCATGCCAGTCATAATTAgagcatcaaatggcaaatCAAAGAGAAATAGATCTGATAAGATAAAGATATCAACGGTCGTCCAACCtgatgaccttggcggcttttACGCCAGATATGCCGATGTTTGCAAATCTGGGATGACTGCACTGAGGCCCAGAGATcgaagcaagaagaaagctaaagcaaggaagaagaaaactgTATCTTGA
- a CDS encoding DNA repair protein Rad18 (similar to Coccidioides immitis RS XP_001248332.1) has translation MASKRVRTAVDGEHLQENVENSGDGLGSANENRLAKRLRVSPDASNDRVRRSITHDGNSGTEEHAEDEDDEDDAEDEEMNGDTDTPNSPPQTQYEIMRDAGFKHLQNTDKDDLQATQKLKLRPTNVGQNMAAESGIIESITCYNFMCHERLHVELGPLINFIVGENGSGKSAVLTALTLCLGGKASDTNRGGSLKSFVKEGQAHGSLVVKIKNAGSDSYQHDIYGDSILVERHFSKTGSSGFKIKNDQGRVISTKKQEVDEISEWYALQMGNPLTVLSQDNARQFLNSATPTQKYKYFVSGVQLEQLDNDYKMSQDTLDRTITLRDDLGDKINHVKKEMEDAQRLAETVQRNNSLRERARHYRNQLVWSQVVEQEQALERQGTELETRKQRIHQLKQNCENMTKALDDVIQKLERANTAREGLNDDYTAMEGTIASVEAAYVGAKKDLTELHLEERDAFSRLKTVKADIETYEAKIREEEERLVESSGSARAEKEAEHKRAQAREADLNQQIKDCTQQLPGFQSRVVEIEQTMKKHQRHRDQKKKDIVAAQQGVRELEKSTGSIYDGFDTDIKQLARTVAAESEFDSKPLGPLGAHIKLIKPEWSGILEKTLGEALNAFVVQSKKDQSRLSGLIRQSGMKKPPPVYIAYGGRIDTKSQEPADEFDSILRVLEFDEELVRSQLIINNQIEKVILVEDRVRAEEIMIDNGPPRNVAACICFHDGKGKRGQGLRITNRGGTIGTSPVIPSSMRPRMQSDAARQLALQKENLKQLGLELRDVNVEERLATQALQKAKSELENKKKSIKTLENDLRRTQADIEKAAEELDSFEGVDDRLYLLRSELKAKQTEETQLGNQYGNLKLAKRELGAKSDAAKRNLDAARDEQKDFQNRVNKSDAKIQSYDSMRRIAVSKKNDAFEKVDIEQFELNRAESKRDEKADQVQDFVRQAEEVAPGRVHIPEGEDYQSIEKKYEKICEQLAQREARIGASDQQIYDRANEATSKYESVMRQTQDVDETIMSLKRAIEHRLHLWRQFQRQISARIRIQFNYLLSERGFRGKIDLDHRGRKVTIHIEPDETRKSSAGRNTKTLSGGEKSFSSICMLLSVWEAIGSPIRCLDEFDVFMDNVNRAISTNMLVDAARRSVSRQYILITPNAIEGRARLDKDVKIIRYYFTAKLHHKDYTY, from the exons ATGGCTTCAAAGCGGGTCAGGACGGCTGTAGACGGCGAACATCTGCAAGAGAATGTGGAAAATTCTGGAGACGGACTTGGTTCGGCAAATGAGAACCGACTT GCGAAACGACTTCGAGTATCACCTGACGCCAGCAACGACCGCGTCAGAAGGTCAATCACTCATGATGGCAATTCGGGCACCGAAGAACAtgcggaggatgaggatgatgaggatgatgctgaggaCGAGGAAATGAACGGCGACACCGATACCCCCAACTCCCCGCCCCAGACGCAGTACGAAATAATGCGAGATGCCGGTTTCAAACACCTGCAAAATACAGACAAAGACGACCTGCAAGCTACACAGAAGCTCAAACTTCGCCCGACTAATGTTGGCCAGAATATGGCAGCGGAGAGCGGTATTATTGAGAGTATCACCTGCTACAACTTCATGTGCCATGAGCGGTTACATGTGGAGCTTGGTCCCCTGATCAACTTCATCGTTGGCGAAAACGGCAGCGGCAAGAGCGCAGTGCTGACCGCACTAACGCTGTGTCTTGGAGGGAAAGCAAGCGATACCAATAGGGGGGGTAGTCTGAAGTCCTTCGTGAAGGAAGGTCAGGCTCATGGCAGCCTTGTGGTCAAGATAAAGAATGCCGGATCAGATTCATACCAGCATGATATCTACGGGGATTCTATTCTTGTCGAGCGCCATTTTTCCAAAACCGGAAGCAGTGGCTTCAAGATAAAAAATGACCAGGGCCGAGTTATATCCACAAAGAAGCAAGAAGTGGATGAAATATCCGAATGGTATGCTCTGCAAATGGGCAACCCGCTGACTGTGCTCTCCCAAGATAATGCCAGACAATTTCTCAACTCCGCGACTCCCACACAAAAATACAAGTACTTTGTGTCAGGTGTTCAATTGGAACAGCTTGATAACGACTATAAAATGTCTCAAGACACATTGGACAGAACCATCACACTGAGAGATGACTTGGGCGACAAGATTAACCATGTCAaaaaggagatggaggacgCCCAACGCCTAGCCGAGACCGTACAAAGGAACAATAGCCTGCGGGAAAGGGCTCGACACTACCGGAATCAACTTGTCTGGTCGCAGGTTgtggaacaagaacaagcatTAGAACGGCAAGGGACCGAGTTGGAGACTCGAAAGCAACGCATACACCAGCTGAAACAAAATTGTGAGAACATGACAAAGGCACTAGACGATGTCATACAGAAACTTGAGCGGGCAAACACAGCTCGAGAAGGGCTGAATGACGATTACACTGCGATGGAGGGGACTATTGCATCTGTAGAGGCGGCATATGTTGGAGCCAAGAAAGACCTGACAGAGCTGCATCTTGAAGAGCGGGATGCCTTCAGCAGGCTCAAGACGGTGAAGGCTGACATTGAAACATATGAAGCAAAAATtcgagaagaggaggaacgGCTCGTTGAATCTTCTGGGTCTGCCCGTGCGGAAAAGGAAGCAGAGCACAAGCGAGCCCAAGCTCGTGAGGCAGACCTCAACCAACAGATCAAAGATTGTACGCAACAACTACCAGGTTTCCAATCCAGAGTTGTAGAAATCGAGCAGACTATGAAGAAACATCAACGCCACAGGGAtcagaaaaagaaagatattgttgctgcccaacaaGGAGTTAGAGAACTCGAGAAGAGTACCGGGTCCATCTATGATGGATTCGATACCGACATTAAGCAGCTTGCGAGAACTGTTGCAGCAGAATCAGAATTTGACAGCAAGCCGTTAGGACCTCTGGGCGCTCATATCAAGCTGATTAAGCCGGAATGGTCGGGCATCCTAGAGAAGACACTCGGAGAAGCCTTGAACGCCTTTGTTGTACAAAGCAAAAAGGACCAATCTCGTCTGTCAGGCCTGATTCGTCAATCTGGCATGAAAAAGCCTCCGCCAGTGTACATTGCATATGGGGGACGGATTGATACGAAGTCCCAAGAACCCGCCGACGAGTTTGATTCAATTTTACGCGTGCTGGAGTTTGATGAAGAACTAGTTCGGTCCCAGTTGATCATTAATAACCAGATTGAGAAAGTTATTCTCGTGGAGGACCGAGTACGGGCTGAAGAAATCATGATTGACAACGGCCCCCCTCGAAATGTCGCTGCGTGCATATGCTTTCACGATGGAAAGGGGAAAAGGGGGCAAGGACTACGAATCACGAATCGAGGCGGCACGATAGGAACTAGCCCTGTGATCCCATCGAGTATGCGGCCCCGGATGCAATCCGATGCTGCTCGGCAACTGGCTCTACAAAAGGAAAATCTGAAGCAACTGGGACTGGAGCTGAGGGATGTGAATGTGGAGGAGCGGCTAGCCACGCAAGCTCTTCAAAAAGCCAAGTCAGAGTTGGAAAATAAGAAAAAGAGCATCAAAACGCTCGAAAATGATCTTCGTCGAACTCAAGCTGACATAGAGAAGGCCGCAGAGGAACTGGACAGCTTTGAGGGTGTAGATGATCGTCTATATCTGCTGCGTTCTGAGCTAAAAGCTAAGCAGACAGAGGAAACCCAGCTTGGCAACCAGTATGGCAACCTCAAATTAGCAAAGCGAGAGCTCGGAGCCAAATCCGATGCGGCCAAGAGAAATCTCGATGCAGCAAGGGATGAGCAAAAGGACTTCCAAAATCGTGTCAATAAATCGGACGCGAAGATTCAAAGTTATGATTCAATGAGACGGATAGCTGTATCCAAGAAAAACGATGCGTTCGAAAAGGTTGATATTGAGCAATTTGAGCTGAATCGGGCTGAGTCAAAGCGGGACGAAAAGGCcgaccaagtccaagacttCGTCCGACAAGCTGAAGAGGTAGCACCTGGTCGTGTACACATCCCAGAGGGCGAGGATTACCAAAGTATCGAGAAGAAGTACGAAAAAATATGTGAGCAGCTTGCTCAGCGCGAGGCTAGAATTGGAGCATCCGATCAACAGATATATGATCGTGCAAACGAAGCCACCTCTAAATACGAGAGCGTCATGCGACAGACACAAGATGTTGATGAAACGATCATGTCCCTAAAGCGTGCCATTGAGCACAGACTTCATCTGTGGCGACAATTTCAACGGCAAATTAGTGCTCGAATACGAATTCAGTTCAATTATCTGCTTAGTGAACGCGGGTTTCGTGGTAAAATTGACCTCGACCATCGTGGAAGAAAGGTTACCATCCATATTGAACCAGATGAGACCAGGAAAAGCTCTGCGGGTCGGAATACCAAGACCCTATCTGGCGGCGAGAAATCATTTTCTTCGATTTGCATGCTATTATCAGTCTGGGAAGCAATTGGCTCCCCAATCCGATGCTTGGACGAATTTGATGTATTCATGGACAATGTTAACAGAGCCATTAGTACTAACATGCTG GTGGATGCGGCTCGTCGCTCCGTCTCCAGACAATACATCTTGATCACTCCAAATGCCATTGAGGGCCGGGCCCGCCttgacaaagatgtcaaaatTATTCGGTATTACTTCACAGCCAAATTACATCACAAGGATTATACATACTGA
- a CDS encoding RNP domain-containing protein (similar to Verticillium alfalfae VaMs.102 XP_002999978.1), with protein sequence MTGTGAPSGGSSAGYGGQAPHRSYEERAAAREQMMSNIRETSQQDRRVYVGNLSYDVKWHHLKDFMRQAGEVLFADVLLLPNGMSKGCGIVEYATREQAQQAVAQLSNQNLMGRLVYVREDREAEPRFIGATGGNRGGFSGGMSGGFNNQGGYSGPPGAGGRQIYVANLPFNIGWQDLKDLFRQAARVGGVIRADVHIGPDGRPKGSGIVVFENPDDARNAIQQFNGYDWQGRMLEVREDRYAGSGGMGFSGRGGYGGGMRGGFSGGFGRGGYGGGRGGFGFSGRGGFSAGGGGGNFDASSAAAVPPNPFTDGATAGTEKGETIYVRNLPWSTSNDDLVDLFTTIGKVEQAEIQYEPSGRSRGSGVVRFDTADTAETAIAKFQGYQYGGRPLNLSFVKYLNQPGGESMETDTHAGLTQDQIM encoded by the exons ATGACTGGAACAGGCGCCCCTAGCGGAGGATCTAGCGCAGGTTACGGCGGACAGGCACCGCATCGATCGTACGAAGAGCGAGCCGCGGCAAGAGAGCAAATGATGAGCAACATTCGAGAGACCTCACAGCAAGACCGCCGCGTCTATGTTGGCAATCTTTCATACGATGTGAAGTGGCATCATCTGAAAGATTTTATGAGACAGG CTGGAGAAGTCCTCTTCGCTGATgtgcttcttctccccaaTGGAATGTCGAAG GGATGCGG AATTGTGGAATATGCAACGAGAGAACAGGCTCAGCAAGCCGTTGCTCAGCTTAGCAACCAGAACTTGATGGGACGACTGGTCTATGTTCGAGAG GACCGTGAGGCCGAGCCACGATTTATCGGTGCCACCGGAGGCAACCGCGGCGGGTTTAGCGGAGGCATGTCTGGCGGCTTTAACAATCAAGGCGGATACAGTGGCCCTCCTGGCGCAGGTGGTCGACAGATCTACGTAGCTAAC CTTCCGTTCAACATTGGGTGGCAGGACCTGAAAGATCTGTTCCGACAGGCTG CTCGTGTTGGTGGGGTTATTCGTGCCGATGTTCATATTGGTCCCGATGGCCGTCCCAAGGGCTCTGGTATTGTTGTGTTCGAGAACCCTGATGACGCCCGAAATGCTATTCAGCAGTTCAACGGGTATGATTGGCAAGGTCGAATGCTTGAGGTCAGGGAAGATCGATATGCTGGCTCCGGGGGAATGGGCTTCTCTGGTCGAGGCGGCTACGGCGGCGGTATGAGAGGCGGTTTCAGTGGTGGATTTGGCCGTGGAGGCTATGGTGGAGGCCGAGGCGGCTTCGGATTCAGCGGTCGTGGTGGGTTTTCtgccggtggtggtggtgggaacTTCGATGCCTcatccgccgccgccgtgcCTCCGAACCCATTCACAGACGGTGCCACCGCTGGGACTGAAAAGGGCGAGACAATTTACGTCCGTAAT CTTCCATGGTCTACGAGTAatgatgacttggttgacttATTCACTACGATTGGCAAGGTTGAGCAGGCCGAAATACAATATGAGCCTAGTGGTCGATCCAGGGGCTCTGGTGTCGTTCGTTTCGATACCGCAGACACTGCCGAGACTGCGATAGCTAAATTCCAGGGCTACCAGTACGGTGGCCGCCCTCTCAACCTGAGCTTCGTCAAGTATCTGAATCAGCCTGGCGGCGAGAGCATGGAAACAGACACCCATGCTGGGCTGACACAGGACCAGATCATGTAA
- a CDS encoding SGT1 domain-containing protein (similar to Cordyceps militaris CM01 XP_006666448.1), which produces MNDQVPPILPDLNSGRGQIAENCAEYYLFLVKEQANNQTQLQQLEILRKAAINLCNSLTNDYIWQRDGFNLELKSSQGLTYLYGITDYGDAVEDEWLIVFMLRQLTESFRDLWVRIVDADGEILLIEAANTLPKWITPETDQNRVWIHDSKLFIIPPSPAADALQVGSPTTITLRNAVDYIRTKPNALVNSPLIESEAFYRLEKYPDHINQSMHHSLVTIPRRLASILHAIPKSVSLAVEMFYLRDAITLKSITSPSAPLAFPPKDFVTTSVQFTKVLFAQLKSQHFEPPLRWEAFIKDASETSLSDLTSPTRRDMGMKLTCGYEMLSVDAEKSRHRVVRELALLLQDLADDGDATLPSDAEIGAWPNHMRDDPEDWMDINYQNFERELDGKRRNASRVGDPDFGDSQAQNDLRKIVSRFDAFLNDDKAGLDGVDPEGMEGDDVENSEDDDDDSEFEDKAVSFDEEAFAQMMREMMGIPGKGKTSDAHPNHSESDSPGQLTAEDVGPISDDLRQLSSQMETELRRHGALSLKPETHRQLNKRHKDQLENGQPQVRASEAAEDDEEELNIDYNLAQNILESFKGQAGMAGPTGNILGMMGFTLPRDDDDVVRKA; this is translated from the exons ATGAACGATCAAGTCCCTCCTATCCTCCCAGATCTCAACTCTGGCCGGGGCCAAATTGCAGAAAACTGCGCCGAGTACTATTTATTTCTTGTCAAGGAACAGGCAAATAACCAGAcccagcttcagcagctggAAATACTTCGAAAGGCTGCAATCAATCTGTGCAACAGCCTTACTAATGATTACATTTGGCAAAGGGATGGATTTAATCTTGAGCTAAAATCAAGTCAGG GCTTGACATATCTATACGGAATAACAGACTATGGCGATGctgttgaggatgaatgGCTCATCGTTTTCATGCTACGTCAACTGACGGAATCATTTCGTGACTTATGGGTGCGAATCGTGGATGCGGACGGCGAGATTTTACTCATTGAGGCCGCTAATACGCTTCCCAAATGGATTACTCCTGAAACAGACCAAAATCGGGTATGGATTCACGATTCCAAGCTATTCATCATacctccatcaccagcgGCCGATGCGCTACAAGTTGGGAGTCCCACCACCATTACCTTGCGAAATGCAGTTGACTATATCAGAACTAAGCCAAATGCTCTGGTTAATTCTCCTCTGATTGAATCGGAAGCCTTCTACCGGCTCGAAAAGTACCCCGACCACATAAACCAATCTATGCATCACTCTCTGGTTACGATCCCAAGACGGCTCGCCTCTATTTTGCATGCAATTCCGAAATCTGTCTCATTGGCTGTTGAGATGTTCTATCTACGCGATGCCATCACATTGAAGTCAATCACTTCACCATCTGCGCCGCTGGCATTCCCCCCGAAAGACTTTGTCACGACCAGTGTTCAGTTTACCAAAGTGCTTTTCGCACAGCTCAAGTCACAACATTTCGAACCCCCTCTAAGATGGGAGGCTTTTATCAAGGACGCTTCGGAAACATCTCTCTCCGATCTGACAAGTCCGACACGACGAGATATGGGCATGAAGTTGACTTGTGGTTACGAGATGCTCTCTGTAGACGCAGAGAAAAGCAGACATCGGGTTGTCCGAGAGCTGGCCCTCCTTCTGCAAGACCTTGctgacgatggcgatgcgACGTTACCATCAGATGCCGAAATTGGGGCTTGGCCAAATCACATGCGTGATGACCCCGAAGATTGGATGGACATCAATTATCAAAATTTTGAACGGGAATTAGATGGAAAGCGCAGAAATGCATCAAGGGTCGGAGATCCGGACTTTGGGGATTCGCAAGCCCAGAATGACCTCAGAAAGATAGTGTCACGGTTCGATGCGTTTCTGAATGATGACAAAGCTGGCCTAGACGGGGTCGACCCGGAGGGGATGGAGGGTGACGATGTCGAAAACTccgaagatgacgatgacgacagTGAGTTTGAGGATAAAGCAGTCAGCTTTGATGAGGAGGCATTTGCCCAAATGATGCgggagatgatgggaatACCTGGGAAAGGTAAAACCAGTGATGCACATCCTAATCATTCTGAGTCGGACTCGCCAGGCCAACTCACAGCAGAGGATGTTGGCCCAATTTCCGATGACCTGCGACAACTTTCGTCGCAAATGGAAACTGAGCTTAGACGGCATGGAGCTCTTAGTTTGAAACCAGAAACGCACAGGCAGCTCAATAAACGACACAAAGATCAGCTGGAGAATGGACAACCGCAAGTCAGAGCCAGTGAAGCAGctgaagacgacgaggaggaatTAAACATCGACTATAACCTGGCCCAAAATATATTGGAAAGCTTCAAGGGCCAGGCGGGAATGGCCGGACCCACGGGTAATATCCTTGGTATGATGGGCTTTACGCTACCGAGAGACGATGACGATGTAGTACGGAAAGCCTGA
- a CDS encoding ubiquinone biosynthesis protein COQ9 precursor (similar to Metarhizium acridum CQMa 102 XP_007806447.1) — MQALPTRRVLFQATRRLSTPRNARLIQAGFHSHEHPLSQKSVSSVEDAILSAAYQHVPSHGFSCRSLSLGAQDAGYLDISPSVLSDGVFSLIRFHLVHQRLALSDTSRALFRTMEENTTVTGVGSKVAALAWARLMANKDIIHKWQEALAIMAQPSYVPASLKELAKLSDEMWYLAGDKSVDSSWYTKRASLSMVYSASELFMTNDKSPDFVDTHKFLTRRLQDVTALGGIVGALGAWTDFTANAGVNVLRSKGIRI; from the exons ATGCAAGCCCTGCCAACTCGCCGGGTTTTGTTCCAGGCGACGCGTCGACTGAGCACGCCTCGCAACGCTCGCCTCATCCAAGCAGGATTTCATTCACATGAGCATCCCTTGTCACAAAAGTCGGTTTCTAGTGTGGAAGATGCTATTCTTTCAGCCGCCTATCAACATGTCCCCAGTCATGGATTCTCTTGCCGTTCCCTAAGTCTCGGAGCCCAAGATGCCGGATATCTGGACATCAGCCCAAGTGTGCTGTCGGATGGCGTGTTCAGCCTGATCCGtttccatcttgtccatcaACGCCTGGCTCTTTCGGATACGAGCCGAGCGCTGTTTCGCACGATGGAGGAAAACACAACAGTCACAGGAGTTGGGTCCAAAGTAGCCGCCTTGGCGTGGGCCAGACTCATGGCAAACAAGGACATTATTCACAAATGGCAGGAG GCACTTGCCATAATGGCACAGCCTAGCTACGTCCCGGCTTCTCTGAAAGAACTTGCCAAACTTTCGGACGAGATGTGGTATCTGGCTGGTGACAAATCGGTCGACTCTTCCTGGTATACCAAGAGGGCATCGCTATCTATGGTATACAGCGCGAGCGAGCTATTCATGACGAACGATAAGTCACCGGACTTTGTCGACACTCACAAATTCTTGACTAGAAGGTTGCAAGACGTAACGGCGCTTGGAGGAATCGTTGGAGCCCTGGGAGCCTGGACCGACTTCACAGCGAACGCAGGTGTAAACGTGCTTAGAAGCAAGGGTATCAGGATATGA